The following proteins come from a genomic window of Edaphobacter sp. 4G125:
- a CDS encoding ABC transporter permease: protein MSWFDRMFRRQRLYDELSEELREHIEEKTEQLMRIEGLSRSEARQAALRAFGNLTLLEEKSRVVWQWSTLESIFADLKLTLRRLRRAPGFAVIVLLTLAIGIGANTAVFSVINSVLLKPLPYPGSNQLLGLRLDAPGAGGLASISNGLAVSPSMYLTFAEHNRSFQSIGLWSPSTANVTGIEQPEWVQADQVSDGVLQTLEVPPLLGRWFTPADQDPHGSKTAMLSYGYWQRRFGGDRSVIGRAIQVDAQTRTIVGVMPRGFRMVDNDFDLLIPMAIDRSKLKLAPFCCNGIGRLKPGVSIAQANADIARLIPLWMDSWSNGPGTDPHWYEHWKIAPNFRLLKSQVIGDIGNVLWVVMATIGIVLLIVCMNVANLLLVRAESRHQELSIRAALGAGRARIARELLVESVVLGLIGGALGVGVAAAGLRLLVSIGPANLPRLSEVSLDARSIAFTFVISLLSGLLFGSLPVWKYVFLRGSARLSGSGRTASQSRERHRARNILVVIQVAMALVLLVCALLMVRTFAALHNVDPGFADAPHIQTVSTWIPDQLITDEQTVTRIENNIIDKFSAIPGVTSAGFARAVPMDGNEPNWDNLFVQGKNYEGNNPPLRFFNYVSPSYFNAMGTRFVAGRDFTWTDIYNLNHAVIVSENFARETWGSASAAIGKQVRQSSDTPWQDVIGVVEDVHVRGVDEEAPATIYWPTMLRSPYEPKAPITASRFITFAVRSDRAGTASLLSEMQQAVSSVNANLPLASVQTMQEIYSKSLARTSFTLVMLGIAAAMALALGIIGIYGVISYAVSQRTREIGIRLALGAQKRELRWMFVRSALVLTGVGVFVGLGAAVAVAQLIRTLLFGVSPLDPLSFVVVPVILVLAAAFASFLPASRVTTVNPVDALRAE from the coding sequence ATGAGCTGGTTCGATCGAATGTTCCGTCGTCAGCGACTCTACGACGAATTGTCCGAAGAGTTGCGCGAGCACATCGAGGAGAAGACCGAGCAACTTATGCGGATCGAAGGTCTCTCCCGGTCCGAGGCGCGACAAGCAGCCCTTCGAGCTTTCGGAAATCTCACGCTTCTCGAAGAGAAGAGCCGTGTTGTCTGGCAATGGTCCACGCTCGAATCGATCTTTGCCGATCTCAAGCTCACCTTGCGTCGGTTGCGAAGAGCTCCGGGTTTTGCTGTGATCGTCCTTCTCACACTTGCCATCGGCATCGGTGCGAACACGGCGGTCTTCAGTGTCATCAACAGCGTGCTTCTGAAGCCGCTGCCCTATCCCGGCTCCAACCAACTCCTCGGGCTACGGCTCGACGCACCGGGCGCAGGAGGCCTCGCCAGCATCTCCAACGGGCTGGCGGTTTCCCCGTCGATGTACCTGACCTTCGCTGAACACAACCGTTCCTTTCAATCGATTGGTTTATGGTCTCCCAGTACCGCCAATGTGACCGGCATTGAACAACCGGAGTGGGTGCAGGCTGATCAGGTTAGCGACGGCGTGCTCCAGACGCTTGAGGTTCCGCCTCTGCTGGGCCGCTGGTTTACACCCGCAGACCAAGACCCACACGGCTCCAAAACGGCGATGCTGAGTTACGGCTACTGGCAACGGCGCTTCGGAGGAGACCGCTCCGTCATCGGTCGTGCCATTCAGGTCGACGCGCAAACCCGAACCATCGTCGGAGTTATGCCGCGCGGCTTTCGTATGGTCGATAACGACTTCGATCTCCTCATCCCGATGGCGATTGACCGCAGCAAGCTCAAACTCGCTCCCTTCTGCTGCAACGGTATCGGCCGCCTCAAACCCGGAGTCTCCATCGCCCAGGCCAACGCAGACATCGCACGCCTCATTCCCCTGTGGATGGATTCATGGTCCAATGGCCCGGGTACCGATCCCCACTGGTACGAGCACTGGAAGATCGCGCCTAACTTCCGCCTTCTGAAGAGCCAAGTGATCGGCGATATAGGGAATGTGCTTTGGGTTGTTATGGCGACAATCGGCATCGTTCTGCTGATCGTATGCATGAACGTCGCTAATCTGCTGCTTGTACGTGCCGAGTCTCGCCATCAGGAACTCTCCATTCGCGCCGCACTCGGCGCCGGTCGCGCCCGCATCGCGCGCGAGCTGCTGGTGGAAAGCGTTGTGCTTGGTTTGATCGGCGGGGCGCTTGGCGTTGGTGTCGCTGCTGCCGGCCTGCGTCTTCTTGTCTCCATCGGCCCTGCAAATCTCCCGCGCCTCAGCGAGGTCTCTCTCGACGCCCGTTCTATCGCGTTCACCTTTGTCATTTCTCTCCTGTCCGGACTATTGTTTGGTTCACTTCCTGTGTGGAAGTACGTCTTTCTTCGAGGATCGGCGCGCCTGTCCGGCTCTGGGCGCACGGCCAGCCAGAGCCGCGAACGCCATCGAGCACGTAACATCCTGGTCGTTATCCAGGTGGCGATGGCGCTTGTGCTCCTTGTCTGCGCTCTCCTCATGGTCCGCACTTTCGCCGCGCTGCACAACGTCGATCCCGGTTTCGCCGATGCTCCGCACATCCAGACAGTAAGCACATGGATTCCCGACCAACTCATCACCGATGAACAGACGGTCACACGCATCGAGAACAACATCATTGATAAGTTTTCTGCGATTCCAGGAGTTACGTCTGCTGGGTTCGCTCGCGCTGTCCCGATGGATGGCAACGAGCCTAATTGGGACAACCTTTTCGTTCAAGGAAAGAACTACGAAGGAAATAATCCTCCGTTGCGGTTCTTCAACTATGTATCTCCCAGCTACTTCAATGCCATGGGGACACGCTTCGTTGCTGGACGCGACTTCACCTGGACCGACATCTACAACCTGAATCATGCGGTCATCGTTTCAGAAAATTTTGCCCGGGAGACGTGGGGTTCGGCCTCTGCTGCCATCGGTAAGCAGGTCCGTCAGTCTTCCGATACGCCGTGGCAAGACGTTATCGGGGTTGTTGAAGATGTGCATGTTCGCGGAGTGGATGAAGAGGCCCCTGCAACGATCTACTGGCCCACGATGCTGAGGAGTCCGTACGAGCCGAAGGCGCCGATTACGGCTTCACGCTTCATTACCTTTGCGGTTCGCAGCGATCGCGCCGGAACTGCCAGTCTCCTTAGCGAAATGCAGCAAGCGGTATCGTCCGTCAACGCAAACCTTCCGTTGGCCTCGGTGCAGACGATGCAGGAGATCTACAGCAAGTCCCTCGCGCGCACCTCCTTCACGCTCGTCATGCTTGGGATCGCCGCTGCCATGGCGCTGGCGCTCGGCATTATTGGTATTTACGGAGTGATCTCTTATGCGGTATCACAGCGCACGCGCGAGATCGGTATTCGTCTCGCACTTGGCGCTCAAAAGCGCGAACTTCGCTGGATGTTTGTTCGTTCGGCTTTAGTCCTAACCGGGGTCGGTGTTTTTGTGGGCCTTGGAGCGGCAGTCGCGGTTGCACAACTGATAAGAACACTGCTGTTTGGTGTCAGTCCTCTCGACCCGCTAAGCTTTGTCGTCGTGCCGGTCATTCTTGTTCTGGCGGCTGCTTTTGCAAGCTTTCTGCCGGCTTCTCGTGTGACCACTGTGAATCCTGTGGACGCGCTAAGAGCCGAATAA
- a CDS encoding MerR family transcriptional regulator has protein sequence MATKRKSKGAYMISAVAEMYQIHPQTLRLYEREGLLLPSRSEGNTRLYTDEDLERLEFILNLARDLGVNIAGIAVILQMRERMEEMNRQMQGFVDYVRTEMLSRMQQQQNPTAGLVPMRRPVVVPSPSSGKKK, from the coding sequence ATGGCTACGAAGCGTAAGAGCAAAGGGGCGTATATGATCTCGGCGGTCGCCGAGATGTATCAGATCCATCCGCAAACCTTGCGCCTCTACGAGCGCGAAGGCCTTCTCCTCCCCTCGCGCAGTGAAGGCAATACCCGCCTTTATACCGACGAAGATCTCGAACGCCTGGAGTTCATCCTCAACCTCGCGCGAGATCTCGGAGTCAACATTGCGGGCATCGCCGTCATTCTGCAGATGCGCGAACGTATGGAAGAGATGAACCGGCAAATGCAGGGCTTTGTCGATTACGTCAGGACAGAGATGCTCTCCCGCATGCAGCAGCAACAGAACCCAACCGCCGGACTCGTTCCCATGCGTCGCCCCGTCGTCGTCCCCTCTCCCTCTTCTGGAAAGAAAAAGTAG
- a CDS encoding PadR family transcriptional regulator, translating into MENSQTTSRDLFPGALEMMILESLRRQPAHGYALVQHIQQRSNNLLQVEEGSLYPALQRLLKAKLVKAEWTVSPATNRRVRVYQITKNGLLHLEREISSFDRMLEGIQMVLGPQKRNANS; encoded by the coding sequence ATGGAAAACAGCCAAACTACATCTCGCGATCTGTTTCCCGGTGCGTTGGAGATGATGATTCTCGAATCTCTCCGTCGCCAGCCAGCGCATGGATATGCTCTGGTCCAACACATTCAGCAGCGTTCGAACAATCTGCTTCAGGTTGAAGAGGGCTCGCTCTATCCGGCTCTGCAGCGGTTGCTCAAAGCAAAGCTTGTAAAGGCGGAGTGGACGGTATCGCCTGCGACCAATCGTCGTGTACGCGTCTACCAGATCACCAAAAACGGTTTGCTCCACCTGGAGCGCGAGATCTCCAGCTTCGATCGCATGCTGGAAGGTATCCAGATGGTTCTTGGCCCCCAGAAGCGCAACGCAAATTCCTAG
- a CDS encoding TetR/AcrR family transcriptional regulator — protein MRYRPEHKAETHQKIVKDASRRVRMEGLNGTAVASVMRDTGLTHGGFYKHFGSKDDLLMESLRESFQEMADTLVHAAERSRPELAWKAIVKTYLSPDRCDHPEQGCPLTALAPELARAEKGMKGEIFAELVHYKDRMQSYMPGRRTVDKERAFFAIFSTMIGAVAIARMLPEPALRESVLANARDFLLKSY, from the coding sequence ATGCGTTATCGACCGGAACACAAAGCAGAGACCCATCAGAAGATCGTGAAGGACGCCTCGCGACGAGTTCGCATGGAAGGGCTCAATGGCACGGCAGTCGCATCGGTGATGCGGGATACGGGGCTGACCCACGGGGGGTTTTACAAGCACTTTGGAAGCAAAGATGACCTGTTGATGGAATCGCTCCGCGAGTCTTTTCAGGAGATGGCCGACACTCTGGTTCATGCCGCGGAACGATCGCGTCCTGAGTTGGCGTGGAAGGCAATCGTAAAGACCTACCTCAGTCCAGACCGCTGCGATCATCCTGAGCAGGGATGTCCTTTGACGGCACTTGCTCCGGAGTTGGCGCGTGCGGAGAAGGGAATGAAGGGGGAAATCTTTGCGGAGCTCGTGCACTATAAAGATCGAATGCAATCGTATATGCCGGGTCGGAGAACCGTGGACAAAGAGCGGGCTTTCTTTGCGATCTTTTCAACAATGATCGGAGCGGTTGCAATTGCTCGGATGCTGCCGGAACCTGCGTTGAGGGAATCTGTGCTGGCAAATGCAAGAGACTTTCTCTTAAAAAGCTATTGA
- a CDS encoding DnaJ C-terminal domain-containing protein: MATKTKDYYGILGVKKTATADEIRKAFRKLARKYHPDVNPGDKKAEEKFKEISEANDILSDDKKRKIYDQFGFYSDSIDPAAAEAAARGGYSGPGGFGGGAHTGRGGAQEVPFDFGGFDFSDFAASGGARQESGKSGGGFRDIFSQMFSGGRNAAPRGPQPGTDLEYQVDVDFWTAIRGGIARLEIQRQEICPTCKGRSTTGGSMECPECHGSGQVTQMGGRMKFNIQCPRCGGSGKVQNTCPTCDGEGVVIRNEPLEFRIKPGTRDGQRIRLAGKGNAGLNGGPAGDLYLIIKTGTNPVFTRTGDDIYVTVPVTISEAALGAKIDVPTIDTHEGGGRTQLKIPPGTQTGQKLRLREKGVPSAVHEGKRGDQIVEVKILVPKIQDERSKEILREFAKLNPEDPREGLFTGI; this comes from the coding sequence ATGGCGACCAAGACAAAGGACTATTACGGAATACTCGGGGTAAAGAAGACCGCGACCGCAGATGAGATTCGCAAAGCGTTCCGCAAGCTCGCGCGCAAGTATCACCCTGATGTGAATCCCGGCGACAAAAAGGCCGAGGAGAAGTTCAAAGAGATCTCAGAAGCGAACGACATCCTCAGCGACGACAAGAAGCGCAAGATCTACGATCAGTTCGGTTTCTACTCCGACTCCATCGATCCCGCGGCCGCTGAAGCTGCAGCTCGCGGTGGCTACAGTGGCCCGGGAGGCTTCGGTGGAGGAGCGCACACCGGCCGAGGGGGTGCTCAGGAAGTCCCCTTCGACTTCGGCGGCTTCGACTTCTCCGATTTCGCCGCGAGCGGCGGTGCTCGCCAGGAATCCGGAAAATCTGGTGGAGGCTTCCGCGACATCTTCAGCCAGATGTTCTCCGGCGGCCGAAACGCCGCCCCGCGCGGCCCCCAGCCCGGAACCGATCTTGAATATCAGGTCGACGTTGATTTCTGGACTGCGATCCGCGGCGGCATCGCTCGACTCGAGATCCAGCGTCAAGAGATCTGCCCCACTTGCAAAGGCAGGTCCACCACCGGCGGCAGCATGGAATGCCCAGAGTGCCACGGCTCCGGACAGGTTACCCAGATGGGCGGCCGCATGAAGTTCAATATTCAGTGCCCACGCTGCGGCGGAAGCGGCAAGGTTCAAAACACCTGCCCCACATGTGATGGTGAAGGTGTCGTCATCCGTAACGAACCGCTGGAGTTCCGTATCAAACCTGGCACCCGCGACGGCCAGCGCATCCGTTTGGCGGGCAAGGGCAACGCCGGGCTCAACGGCGGACCTGCAGGCGATCTTTACCTCATCATCAAGACTGGCACCAATCCCGTCTTCACGCGGACCGGCGACGACATTTATGTAACCGTTCCTGTGACGATCTCCGAGGCAGCCCTCGGAGCGAAAATCGATGTTCCCACCATCGATACCCACGAGGGTGGCGGCAGAACTCAGCTCAAGATTCCACCCGGAACCCAGACGGGCCAGAAGCTGCGCCTGCGCGAGAAGGGCGTTCCCTCTGCTGTTCACGAAGGCAAACGCGGCGACCAGATCGTCGAGGTCAAAATTCTCGTCCCCAAGATCCAGGACGAACGCTCGAAGGAGATTCTGCGCGAATTCGCCAAGCTGAATCCCGAAGATCCCCGCGAAGGACTCTTCACCGGAATCTAA
- a CDS encoding LolA-like protein codes for MRYPATGWVLVSMCLLSGLPVWAQDTPTADQIVSRLMEKNKQRQKDLESYTSERTYRVEYHGTGGEHHGEITVHAEYGQQGEKHLTVVSQSGSKMICDRVLRKMVETEQEASEKSNRVQMMLSPQNYQFELLGQESLDGIETWVLHVSPKMDNKLTYRGRIWVSEDDFAVVRVQGEPAKNPSWWINRASFDWRYGKHGRFWLPDRSIGLSHVRIGGEAKLTIEYGAYHILTTQDAQALETNGVQTSAQFIEPHSAR; via the coding sequence ATGCGATATCCGGCAACTGGATGGGTGCTCGTGAGTATGTGCCTGCTCTCCGGTCTGCCTGTGTGGGCTCAGGATACGCCCACGGCAGATCAGATCGTCTCTCGACTCATGGAGAAAAACAAGCAACGGCAGAAGGATCTGGAGAGTTACACCTCAGAGCGAACGTACCGTGTGGAATACCACGGCACCGGGGGAGAACATCACGGTGAAATCACGGTGCATGCCGAATACGGCCAACAAGGCGAAAAGCACCTGACAGTCGTCTCTCAATCCGGCTCGAAGATGATCTGCGATCGCGTCCTACGCAAGATGGTCGAAACCGAGCAAGAGGCCTCCGAAAAGTCCAACCGCGTGCAGATGATGTTGTCCCCGCAGAACTATCAATTCGAGCTGCTCGGACAAGAATCGCTCGATGGCATCGAGACCTGGGTCCTTCATGTCTCCCCGAAGATGGACAACAAGCTGACCTACCGAGGCCGTATCTGGGTCAGCGAAGACGACTTCGCCGTCGTTCGTGTCCAAGGCGAGCCAGCAAAAAATCCTTCATGGTGGATCAACCGCGCAAGCTTCGACTGGAGATACGGAAAACACGGAAGGTTCTGGCTGCCGGATCGCAGCATTGGGCTCAGCCATGTAAGAATCGGCGGCGAAGCAAAACTAACCATCGAATACGGCGCCTATCATATCCTCACCACCCAGGATGCTCAGGCACTCGAGACAAACGGAGTGCAAACATCGGCGCAGTTCATAGAACCTCATTCCGCCAGATAA